The DNA segment AAGATTCTTACACAGCTCTTCGCAACTTGAACTTTAGTGAATCAATGATTTTCCCTCGTGAGACTGAAGAAGAATAAAATATAAAAAAGCTGACCTCAACTTAGATTATTATCAAAACTCTGAGGTAAGTTTTATTTTTTAAAAAACTAATTATCCATAAAACATAAAAGAATTATATTTATATCTTTTTTATGATATTTTTCAAAATCTTTTCAAAGTATAATTAATTCTCTTCTTACTTTCTCTAAAAATTTTTTGTAGGACTATTATTATCTTATTACTTTATAATAAATCATCATCCTTGACAAAGATTTCAATTAATGTTTTAATATACCCTATAGGGGTATATAGGAGGAAAACAAAATGTTTTTTTTATTCACAAAAATTGACAGTATTTCTACTACTGAATTAGAAAATAAATTAAAGGAAAATATTCAATTAATTGACGTAAGAACACCTGGTGAATTTAGAAGAGGCCATATAAAAAACGCAAAAAATATTCCACTAAATGAAATCAGCAACTTCACTCCAATAGCTGACAAAAAAATATATGTAATTTGTCACTCTGGAGCAAGAAGTAAACTTGCCGCAAAGAAACTTAAAAAAAGAGGTTTCGATGTTATTAATGTTCAAGGTGGAATGCATGCATGGCGAGGTAAAGTAGTTTAAAATCAGACTATAAATAATTTAACTCTGTTAAAAACACAACAATTTATCAGACTAATACAGTAGTTAAATTTAGTAATATTGAAAGGAATCAACTATGAAAAATAATATTTCAATGAAAGATTTTTATGAAAAGTATAATAATGAGGAACTTACGATTCTTGATGTAAGAGAAAATCACGAATATGCAGCTGGTTATATACCTTCTGCTCAAAATTTTCCTTTAAGTAGTCTTGGTATAGAATTCACTAAATTAGATAAAAATCAAAAATACTATGTAATATGTCAAGCAGGTGGACGTTCAGCTAGGGCATATGATTTTCTAGAGGCTCAAGGATTCGATATAATAAATATCGAAGGTGGTATGAGTAATTGGCCTGGAGAAAAAAAATAAAATATTAAACAATAAAAACAACCAAATTTTACTATATTGAAATTCTCTGTAATACAAAATTAATACATCATCAAAAAAAACTTGTTCCTAAGATTAGTTAGGAACAAGGCTTTTTATTATTTCTTTAAACTATTTACTCTTTACTATATATTTTATAGCTTTTTCTATTTTTTCTTTCTGTTCAAAGGGATTTTCTAAAGGATTATTAATACATTCCATAAGATTCTCTGTTATTAGCAACTCAATAACACGATCAACGCTTGAACGAACTGCACTTAATTGAGTTATTATATCAATACACTCTCTCTCTTCTTCTATCATTTTTTGAATCCCTCTTAGTTGCCCTTCTGAGCGCTTAAGACGTGTAATATACTTTGAATTTGCCATATTTATTTTCCTCAGTAAATTTTTTTTAATTATACCTTGAATAATTTATTTTGTCAAAACTTTGAAAATCCTGAAAATCTAATTTCTCTTGTTATTTCCAAAAAATCAAATCAATTAAAATACATTATTATATACTCGGTATATTAACAATTAATTTTCAAAGTAAATTTACTACCCTTTCCATACTCACTTTCTACTAATATGTCTCCATTTATTTGTAAGGCTAACTGTTTCGCTATTGCCAAACCTAATCCATAACCACCAGTTTTCATATTTCTTGATGCTTCAACACGATATAATCTTTTAAAAATATTATCAATCTCTTCTTCTTTTATACCACAACCTTCATCAATTATAGAAATAGATAATTCTTGATTTTGTATTTCAGCAACTATTTCTATTTTTGTACCACTTGGTGAATATTTAAATGCATTACCTATCAAATTCACGATAATTCTTTGTATTTTATTGTAATTACTTACTATTTTAGCATTCTCAGGAATAACTTTAATAAAAATATCTCTATTTTCCTTTTCTGCTCGCAACTTAAACTCTGACATACAGTCAATCAATAATTTGTCTAAAAATATTGTTTTATTTTTATCATCTTCACTAGTATCTTTTACACTTAAAGTTAAATAATTTAATTCTTCAACAAGTTTATTCAATCTTGTTGTTTGACGACAAATTGTTTCTAGATAATATTTATATTCTTCTCCTTTTATTATTCCGTCTAACA comes from the Gemella morbillorum genome and includes:
- a CDS encoding rhodanese-like domain-containing protein, which encodes MFFLFTKIDSISTTELENKLKENIQLIDVRTPGEFRRGHIKNAKNIPLNEISNFTPIADKKIYVICHSGARSKLAAKKLKKRGFDVINVQGGMHAWRGKVV
- a CDS encoding rhodanese-like domain-containing protein, with translation MKNNISMKDFYEKYNNEELTILDVRENHEYAAGYIPSAQNFPLSSLGIEFTKLDKNQKYYVICQAGGRSARAYDFLEAQGFDIINIEGGMSNWPGEKK
- a CDS encoding metal-sensitive transcriptional regulator, with the translated sequence MANSKYITRLKRSEGQLRGIQKMIEEERECIDIITQLSAVRSSVDRVIELLITENLMECINNPLENPFEQKEKIEKAIKYIVKSK
- a CDS encoding HAMP domain-containing sensor histidine kinase, which produces MKLRDYIIVGYILSFLITIMAVFWASNLMLIEKKDTYFIVVITIIAGLIGATISIILLKGVFKSLRVLKRQTISISEKNFDISNTVEGPTEFRELSLSFNEMAKHLKESFESLEESEKEKSLMIAQLSHDIKTPITSIQSTAEGMLDGIIKGEEYKYYLETICRQTTRLNKLVEELNYLTLSVKDTSEDDKNKTIFLDKLLIDCMSEFKLRAEKENRDIFIKVIPENAKIVSNYNKIQRIIVNLIGNAFKYSPSGTKIEIVAEIQNQELSISIIDEGCGIKEEEIDNIFKRLYRVEASRNMKTGGYGLGLAIAKQLALQINGDILVESEYGKGSKFTLKINC